In Vibrio atlanticus, the following proteins share a genomic window:
- the flgE gene encoding flagellar hook protein FlgE, producing MSYVSLSGLSAAQLDLNTTSNNIANANTFGFKESRAEFGDVYSSSLFTNAKTTPGGGAQASQVAQQFHEGSSIYTNNPMDLRVSGTGFFAVSKDRMVPEINELTRNGAFHLNKDNYMVTANDEFLLGYDVDPNTGEVLSYAPKPLDIPAEFGKPKQTENIEVGVNLPANGDLKDPATFDFKDPDTYNRATSSTVYDSMGQSYKLTTYYLKDQTQPNTWQTYYTMSDETGEKPVNITGGDATNSAGHVGHTMKFNNDGTLASLNSGQPILSDPIGAGENAIDLNGADPTQVLNFGLDSSTQFAAPFELSRFDEDGATTGFLTKIDFDEYGSVLGSYSNGENVILGRVGLVRVPNEHGLDKKGGTQWDSTNASGDKIWGESNKGSFGSINNGSLEQSNIDMTQELVDLISAQRNFQANSRSLEVHNQLQQNILQIR from the coding sequence ATGTCATATGTATCTTTAAGCGGTCTATCCGCTGCACAATTAGACCTGAATACAACCAGTAACAACATTGCGAACGCAAACACATTTGGCTTTAAAGAGTCTCGTGCGGAGTTCGGGGATGTTTACTCAAGCTCGTTGTTCACTAACGCAAAAACGACGCCAGGAGGCGGTGCGCAAGCTAGCCAAGTGGCACAACAGTTCCATGAAGGTTCAAGTATCTATACGAATAACCCAATGGACTTGCGTGTAAGTGGTACAGGTTTCTTTGCAGTATCGAAAGACCGTATGGTGCCAGAGATCAATGAACTAACGCGTAATGGTGCATTTCACCTAAACAAAGACAACTACATGGTTACGGCCAATGATGAGTTTCTTTTAGGCTATGATGTTGATCCAAATACCGGTGAAGTTCTTTCTTACGCACCAAAGCCTCTCGACATTCCAGCTGAGTTTGGTAAGCCTAAACAGACAGAAAACATTGAAGTAGGGGTTAACCTTCCTGCGAACGGTGATCTTAAAGACCCGGCAACATTTGACTTCAAAGATCCAGATACCTATAACCGTGCAACGTCTTCGACGGTCTACGATTCTATGGGACAGTCTTACAAGTTAACGACTTACTACCTAAAAGATCAGACTCAACCGAATACTTGGCAAACGTACTACACCATGTCAGATGAAACGGGCGAGAAGCCGGTAAATATTACTGGTGGCGACGCGACGAATTCAGCAGGTCATGTTGGTCACACCATGAAATTCAACAATGACGGTACCTTAGCAAGCCTTAACAGTGGTCAGCCAATTCTATCTGATCCTATCGGCGCTGGTGAGAACGCAATTGATTTGAACGGTGCAGATCCGACACAGGTACTTAACTTTGGTCTGGATTCTTCAACTCAGTTTGCCGCTCCATTCGAACTGTCTAGGTTTGATGAAGATGGCGCGACAACTGGTTTCTTAACGAAAATCGATTTCGATGAGTACGGCAGTGTTCTAGGCAGTTACTCAAACGGTGAAAATGTGATACTAGGCCGCGTAGGTTTAGTTCGTGTACCTAATGAGCATGGTCTAGATAAGAAAGGCGGCACTCAATGGGATTCTACTAACGCTTCAGGTGATAAAATCTGGGGTGAATCAAATAAAGGTTCATTTGGTAGTATCAACAATGGCTCACTAGAGCAGTCGAATATCGACATGACTCAAGAATTGGTTGATTTGATTTCTGCTCAACGTAACTTCCAAGCGAACTCTCGTTCTCTAGAAGTACACAACCAACTACAACAGAATATTCTTCAGATTCGTTAA